CCCGTTCGAGCGCGTCGGCGTCGGCTGTTGCTCGTTTTACGGCGTCATCGATTCCCGTACTGTCGGGAGCACCGGGCAGGGGCGGCAGATGGACCATTCCGATCACGAGAAACTCACTCGGATTTCGCACGTTCATACAGAGGTGGGAACGTCCGACCCCAAAGGGGTGCCGACACTCGAAAACCCTCCAGCACTCCCAAGTTTTAAACTCTATATCGCTATATAGAATGGTTGAGCATAACTACTACTGCAGTCGACCCGTGGGTTCTCACATGGTCGAGGTCAGAGCGCTGGCTACCGATGCCGTGATCGTACTGGACGGGGAGGTGCTTCTCCTGGAACGAAATCATCCGCCGTTCGAAGGACACTGGGTACTCCCGGGCGGGCTCGTCGAACCCGACGAGACTGCGATGGAGGCCTGTGTTCGGGAAGTCAAGGAGGAAGTCGGGATCGACGTGACAGTCGAGGAATTCGTCGGCCTCTATGACGATCCAAATCGGGACGAACGGGGAAACGTCAGCGCAGCCTATCGCTGTTCTCCGGT
The Halalkaliarchaeum desulfuricum DNA segment above includes these coding regions:
- a CDS encoding NUDIX domain-containing protein, which translates into the protein MVEVRALATDAVIVLDGEVLLLERNHPPFEGHWVLPGGLVEPDETAMEACVREVKEEVGIDVTVEEFVGLYDDPNRDERGNVSAAYRCSPVGDATPEPREEARRVEMFDPAELPELGFDHEHIVRDALDE